The Ipomoea triloba cultivar NCNSP0323 chromosome 14, ASM357664v1 region CCGCAACCAATTAAAATAGAGTAACAGCAGCAGTCACCCACTTTGCatcaactttattttattttttatttattttttttacttattatcattgttaattttaaaatattcattataattattaaaatgcataatttaattaaaaccataattttttttaaaatatagacTAACGATCCTGTAAGAATAATATCATGGGAGAAAAATAAGAATCAATTTCAACtttacaaaaacattaaaaatttaaaaatatagtaCAAAAGGTTATTGCATGCTGCCATGAGGCAGCCTTTTGCAAGATTTCTAAATTAGAAAGCGCTTTCAAGCCACAtgacaaacaaaagaaaagaaaattaaaaaaatcaacacAAGCTTTCATGTCATTTTGAAAGtagtaaaatgactaaaatctCAGGAGTAAGACTATCTTTATCTTTACAATACTCTATCACTTTCAAAAGCATGTCACACTTCCACacatcaaatttgtaattcttTCATCGCTTTCTCTACATTCCAACAATACTCTCTCACTCTAAAAAATGATATCACTTtcacattatatataaaaaaaaaaaaaaattaactatccaaaaaacaaaaataaataaatgaaataattttttaaaaggggTTACAAGCTGCAATTCATATTATTGCACTGTCAAATAGGGTTGCAAGCTTGTAATCTatatcattattaaaaaattaaaatatgttctCTAATTCCATGTAATCTTGTAATGTCCAATAAGCAACAGTCAAAGTTTGACCGTAGCTTGGTCTGTGTATCACGTATCTGGCAAACTTGCAAGATACAAACTTCCCCCAAACTTGAAAGATACAGACTTGCAAGAAACAAACtgttttaagaaaattaatgtAGTGGACCCATTGAGTATACAGCGAAGAAAGTAAATCATGAGTCACCTAATTAGTTTTGGCCAAGTAAATAATCAAATGCTACTCAACGGTCACGGGACATATCAACAGGTTTAATAGACTTGGTGTATAAGCTGGTCGAGTACAATAAACTTGTTAGTCCAACGGTACTACTCAACAGGTCTATTGAACCCGTTTGGGAACTCGTTAACTTATCAAATTGTCCTTTTTGGAGCAATTTTCTTATTAATGCACGCCTTAATCAGCGCTAATTAGTAGATTACGATAATTTGATTACAATCGTGGATTGTCTAATTTCTATGGCCCTTATTTAGATCATAGGTTCTCACCTGGAGAGAACCCATGAGAGCCGGACCCtatacacacaaatatgtgtgtgtgtgtgtgtgtgtgtgtgtgtgtgtgtgtgtgtgtgtgtgtgcaggACCAAATGAAAATAAGATCATCCCGTAAGAAGTGAGGACAATGATTGaggattttagtaaaaaaaaaaaaaaaaagatcaattttataagtattgaaaacttttaagagcgagattcattttataattattgtaaacttgaaagtttagtaatTGTCAAATGAGACCACCTCTTCCCGTGAGTTCATGAGACCCATcacgaatgcacacaatctaccctAGAATAGTTTATGTACATTCGCGTAGTAGATTGTGTACATTCATAAAGGATCTCAGGTGATctcagtgtgtgtgtgtatatatatatatatatatggctgctattataggtcactaacataTTGATGGGCTTAACTgcatattttaaaagtttaaagacTTAACTTTTCGAATAAAGTTTAGAGGCCTATTTTACACTTTTTCTTACAAAAAATGTGGAGGTGAAACATAAGATTGAGTAAAGATTGTgtgaaaaatttcaaaatttgagcaTCTGGACTAGATATATAGTACATTCCAATGTTTGGTGGATGAATAAGATTGATTCTATGACAATCATTAATCTTGATGGCATATGGCTCTTATCCTATCTATTTAGGCTCCCAAAAGATGATTTCTCCTTGTTCTCCAACCAGACCAAGATCTTTGAGTCTCCTCTCTTGGTAGTATTCCAATTCATTCAATTCCTCTTCCCTCTCTCTAAAGATGTTGTCTATCTGTCTCAACACTTTCGTCTCCCCTGCCCTAACCCCAACTGCTATCTCAACTCTTGGGCTCAGGTTTCCTTCTTCTTTCAGCTTCTCATCCTGCAATCACACTCACTTCTTATTATCCGTTACATAACACGAAAGATCCCGATgcagaatacatacaatatcaGTGAGGATatgatatataaacataaatgtgcaatccaactatcagcttagtctttcagttgagatggagcatatGCTTCAGTTTAGCTGCATGTGTTACTAATAGTCGATGCAAGAATGACTGACCTCCTCAAGAGTGGTATGATACATACAATATCAGAATGATGaggatatattatataaacataaatatgcaatcaaACTATCTGCTTAGTCTTTCAGTTAAGATGGAACATATGCTTCAGTTTAGCTGCATGTGTTACTAATAGTCGATGCAAGAATGACTAACCTCCTCAAGAGTGGTATGATAcataaaatatcataatattgaggatataatatatatgtgcaATCCAATTATCAGCTTAGCCTTTCAtatgagatggaacacatgcttcaatttagcTGCTCGTGTTACTAATAGTCGATCCAAGAATGACTGAACGACTGACCTCTTCGAGAGTGGTATGATAGCCGGAAAGCGCAGACGAGCAAGCTTCTCTCACAACTCTACATATGAGCTCCTCATTCGCGCGGCTAATGGGCAATTCCAGATGGCCCCAAACGGAGTTCCTGAATATTGATTCGAGTAGGAAAGCATCGGTGCCCCCAAGTGCCACGAGCCTCAAATAGGGCAGCATTTGTGGGGGAAGAGGTTGGCCTAACTTTACATCAAAGTAAGCCATTTCCCCTAAACCGTTCGACTCTGCAATATCCACCTTGTCATCGTAAAAATCATCCGACTCCGAAATTTCCAGTGTAAGCGAAAATGCATCACGGTCTGCACCCGAATCAATGAAGCCATAGTCCAGAGCAAAATCAGCGTTGCTCTTGTTCAGATCGTATTGGATGAATACCTGTAATTCAAACTCAACTCACCAATTTTTCATCTCACAAAAGTTTTTTCTATGTTCCCATAACCAAGTTCTACTACAGGGAATCATACCATAAATGTAATAACTAACTTTTAACTctatgtaacagagtcagtagtactcaaaaaaaaactttaactCTATGTAAGAGCCCAAGCAATGCCAATTTACCTGCTCGCCTGCCTTCACTGATAGCGGGCTTCGCAACGAAAATAAGTAGTCCCACGAGAAAAGACCGGCTGGTCCTCTAACTTCATGGGCATGATCTTCCGAGGTAACTCTAGCACTGTGGTTGATCTAatgcataaaacaaaaacatacaaaaaccaatcattttctttttttttttctcgctGTTTAACCAGATGAAATTGACACTGAACAACGACAAGAGATGATCTAGGACCTTACCAAGTCAACAAATGGCATCAAAATAAGATTTTGATTCCGAAGGCGAGAAAAAGCCCTAGATCTGAGGATCCCAAATACCCAAAAGAAGTCCTCCAATGTTATAGGGAAAGGGAAGAGCTGCTTGTTTGGAAGTATGACTTCTTCTTCAACTTTCTGGAATTCATTTTGCACATAATCTATTACTCCAATTGTTGTGCTCAATAGCTGGGTCCCTGCAAAACCCTCACCACTACAACAATTGCATCAATCATATCCACACAAACCCAAGCAACTACATATCTGTGGAAATCTTATTAAGCATATATAAAATTGATCAACTTCCAACTTTCTATGCTTGCCCAAAACCATATTTACACTTGATCATGTATAATATAAATGCAAACTAAACACACCACACCACACAACACCATTCCAAATCCTTAAACTACCAAAACCATGTCATCTTGAGAGATGTTggaggccggtgaagggccaaATCCAGCATCAAGTTGCTAGGGAATtgttgggcaaattattgtgtggatcatggtccacaaagtgttgtgtggaccataacaaaatgtacatttttaatatactaaaagtacattatttgtgtactggatgtactttcaatacccaaataatgtactttcctcatatataatgtacatttgtaa contains the following coding sequences:
- the LOC116004215 gene encoding ribulose-1,5 bisphosphate carboxylase/oxygenase large subunit N-methyltransferase, chloroplastic, with the protein product MVTLLPLYPYPSSSFPSLPNSKHISVLKPKPSLHYHRPVFLASSHSSEAEPELPESVKNFWQWGCDEGVISKKTPVRPGIVPEGMGLVATKDIGRNEVVLEVPKRFWINPDTVAESEIGSVCSGLKPWIAVALFLLREKFRGGDSKWKFYLDVLPECTDSTIYWSEEELAEIQGTQLLSTTIGVIDYVQNEFQKVEEEVILPNKQLFPFPITLEDFFWVFGILRSRAFSRLRNQNLILMPFVDLINHSARVTSEDHAHEVRGPAGLFSWDYLFSLRSPLSVKAGEQVFIQYDLNKSNADFALDYGFIDSGADRDAFSLTLEISESDDFYDDKVDIAESNGLGEMAYFDVKLGQPLPPQMLPYLRLVALGGTDAFLLESIFRNSVWGHLELPISRANEELICRVVREACSSALSGYHTTLEEDEKLKEEGNLSPRVEIAVGVRAGETKVLRQIDNIFREREEELNELEYYQERRLKDLGLVGEQGEIIFWEPK